In one window of Ovis aries strain OAR_USU_Benz2616 breed Rambouillet chromosome 3, ARS-UI_Ramb_v3.0, whole genome shotgun sequence DNA:
- the ETAA1 gene encoding ewing's tumor-associated antigen 1 isoform X1: MSRRRKHGDSSGLKQTPRKAMATEECSSVFESGKRRLRAARGSGPQGPGERPPRPLPQQEQPPVAASCSKSNPEERYETPKRMLPMDLLSSTFSSPNDPDGQNDIFWDQNSPMTKQLDKGRKKQLYTTDSDEISHIVNRIAPQDEKPTTDSMLGVWIGDTAIPCTPSVAKGKSRAKLSCTKLKSQNQEEELMKLAKQFDKNMEELDVIQEQDKRNHDLIQMISEAETSHNYRDNIQMQLPCDIVPEIDKAIIKKPVKENTKIPVVNDQTSSQKPFDQNAEAAFIAMFDGSTQKCSGQLSQDLSDAFLKTSNTTFGKKNTLKEEKIITNESVVTENLPSKTLGSLSHQVDNPGMTKSNVTFCTKEPGTFNKHIDTFTTSDFEDDWENLLSNEPFVMQNIEMSELFPAPKTVQIADQKEICSFNSKKDKTKSGMNKSLDVKLRDSKILQGLPSHTWNSELTDAEKYRFSPKPNDKPNKLSATGNKMKLEKSFNIVVNQDKIQDCAVASNLTKVNENTHTKFNSKVNASEKKSALKPGCSNKSIFNQSLKMPANVKPFSSATLGNTTSVCNPNQTNGSKLGSFFDDWNDPSFTNEIVKACHQLENSWEADDVDDDILYQACDDIERLTQEQDTRVDSKTSESVLGINDISKHGAKNVFTTPKQGSQLMQSKHLNLNSISAQTSSLTNSLQINKSVKMEKGEMYGNSPGFLGATTNLSIYSKNSDCQISNLHVSCNNTDVPKQVNSYKSVLTGSSSLNVSSHHMSTEIAASKKRLSTLRLSRSTIRGEAQSDLNRAIRFSEYVFTKMKNCPMLSPLNNSSVTGSISDTKITQGLEKNKTVNPLSGKAVQQQSLVKFSEPLKQPSKEEEEKNRKCSPEEIQRKRQAALVRRMAKAQASFVKKGSSHLT, from the exons ATGAGTCGGCGAAGGAAACACGGGGACAGCTCTGGCCTGAAGCAAACGCCGCGCAAAGCGATGGCGACTGAAGAATGCAGTTCGGTGTTCGAATCGGGAAAGAGGAGGCTGAGGGCGGCCCGCGGCTCGGGGCCCCAAGGGCCAGGAGAGAGGCCTCCCCGGCCTTTGCCCCAGCAAGAGCAGCCTCCAGTAGCCGCTTCGTGCAGTAAAAGTAATCCCGAGG AAAGATATGAGACACCAAAGAGAATGCTGCCAATGGATTTATTGTCATCTACCTTCAGTTCTCCTAATGATCCAGATGGACAGAATGATATCTTTTgggatcaaaattctccaatgaCAAAACAATTAG ataaaggaagaaaaaagcagCTTTACACCACAGATAGTGATGAGATCTCACATATTGTTAATCGTATTGCTCCTCAG GATGAGAAACCAACAACAGACTCCATGCTGGGCGTGTGGATTGGTGACACTGCTATTCCTTGCACTCCAAGTGTAGCAAAAGGAAAATCAAGAGCAAAACTCAGCTGCACAAA gTTAAAATCACAAAATCAAGAGGAAGAACTTATGAAATTAGCTAAGCAATTTGATAAAAATATGGAAGAGCTGGATGTGATTCAAGAGCAAGACAAGAGAAATCATGATCTTATCCAGATGATTTCAGAAGCAGAGACTTCACATAATTACAGAGATAATATACAGATGCAGTTACCATGTGATATAGTTCCTGAAATAGATAAGGCTATAATAAAGAAGCCAGTGAAAGAAAACACCAAGATACCTGTGGTAAATGATCAAACCAGCAGTCAGAAGCCATTTGACCAAAATGCTGAAGCAGCCTTTATTGCCATGTTTGATGGTTCTACTCAGAAATGTAGTGGACAGTTAAGCCAAGATTTGTCAGATGCTTTCTTGAAAACCAGTAATACTAcctttggaaagaaaaacactttgAAAGAGGAGAAAATCATTACTAATGAATCTGTGGTCACTGAAAATCTGCCAAGTAAAACCCTAGGATCACTTTCTCATCAAGTCGATAATCCTGGAATGACAAAATCAAATGTGACTTTCTGTACTAAGGAACCAGGAACTTTTAATAAACACATTGATACTTTTACTACCAGTGATTTTGAGGATGATTGGGAAAACTTACTAAGTAATGAGCCTTTTGTTATGCAGAATATTGAAATGTCTGAGCTGTTCCCTGCTCCTAAAACAGTCCAAATTGCTGATCAAAAGGAAATTTGTTCCTTTAACAGTAAAAAGGATAAAACTAAGTCAGGAATGAATAAAAGTCTAGATGTCAAGTTAAGAGATTCAAAAATTTTACAAGGTCTTCCTTCACATACATGGAACAGTGAATTAACAGATGctgaaaaatacagattttcaCCAAAGCCAAATGATAAACCAAATAAATTATCAGCcactggaaataaaatgaaactggaGAAATCTTTTAATATAGTTGTTAATCAAGACAAAATTCAAGACTGTGCAGTTGCATCTAATCTgacaaaagtaaatgaaaatactcATACTAAATTTAATTCTAAAGTAAATGCTTCTGAAAAGAAATCTGCTTTGAAACCAGGATGTTCTAATAAGTCCATTTTTAATCAGTCTTTGAAAATGCCTGCTAATGTCAAGCCTTTCAGCTCAGCAACTTTGGGCAATACAACCAGTGTTTGTAACCCAAATCAGACTAATGGATCAAAGTTAGGTTCTTTCTTTGATGATTGGAATGATCCATCATTTACCAATGAAATTGTTAAAGCATGTCATCAGTTAGAGAATAGCTGGGAAGCAGATGATGTAGATGATGATATATTATACCAGGCATGTGATGATATTGAAAGACTAACTCAGGAGCAAGATACTAGAGTTGACAGCAAGACATCAGAAAGTGTCCTTGGGATCAATGATATTTCTAAACATGGAGCCAAAAACGTGTTTACTACACCTAAACAAGGAAGTCAGTTGATGCAGTCAAAGCACCTGAATCTGAACAGCATTTCAGCACAGACATCTTCATTGACAAATagcttacaaataaataaatcagtgaagatggagaaaggggaaATGTATGGAAATTCTCCAGGATTTTTAGGTGCCACAACAAATTTGAGTATATACTCTAAGAATTCAGACTGTCAGATCAGTAATCTGCATGTCTCTTGCAACAACACTGATGTACCCAAACAAGTGAATAGTTATAAATCGGTTCTTACAGGAAGTTCAAGTTTGAATGTGAGTTCACATCATATGAGTACAGAAATTGCTGCTTCTAAGAAGAGATTGAGTACCCTACGTCTATCCAGAAGCACCATAAGAGGTGAAGCTCAGAGTGACCTTAACAGAGCAATTAGATTTTCTGAGTATGTGTTTACAAAGATGAAAAATTGTCCGATGCTTTCCCCTTTAAATAACAGTTCTGTAACAGGAAGTATTTCTGATACCAAAATCACACAGGGTTTGGAGAAGAATAAAACTGTCAACCCGTTATCTGGGAAGGCAGTTCAGCAGCAGTCTTTGGTGAAATTTTCTGAACCTTTGAAACAACCTTCAAAAG
- the ETAA1 gene encoding ewing's tumor-associated antigen 1 isoform X2 — protein MSRRRKHGDSSGLKQTPRKAMATEECSSVFESGKRRLRAARGSGPQGPGERPPRPLPQQEQPPVAASCSKKRYETPKRMLPMDLLSSTFSSPNDPDGQNDIFWDQNSPMTKQLDKGRKKQLYTTDSDEISHIVNRIAPQDEKPTTDSMLGVWIGDTAIPCTPSVAKGKSRAKLSCTKLKSQNQEEELMKLAKQFDKNMEELDVIQEQDKRNHDLIQMISEAETSHNYRDNIQMQLPCDIVPEIDKAIIKKPVKENTKIPVVNDQTSSQKPFDQNAEAAFIAMFDGSTQKCSGQLSQDLSDAFLKTSNTTFGKKNTLKEEKIITNESVVTENLPSKTLGSLSHQVDNPGMTKSNVTFCTKEPGTFNKHIDTFTTSDFEDDWENLLSNEPFVMQNIEMSELFPAPKTVQIADQKEICSFNSKKDKTKSGMNKSLDVKLRDSKILQGLPSHTWNSELTDAEKYRFSPKPNDKPNKLSATGNKMKLEKSFNIVVNQDKIQDCAVASNLTKVNENTHTKFNSKVNASEKKSALKPGCSNKSIFNQSLKMPANVKPFSSATLGNTTSVCNPNQTNGSKLGSFFDDWNDPSFTNEIVKACHQLENSWEADDVDDDILYQACDDIERLTQEQDTRVDSKTSESVLGINDISKHGAKNVFTTPKQGSQLMQSKHLNLNSISAQTSSLTNSLQINKSVKMEKGEMYGNSPGFLGATTNLSIYSKNSDCQISNLHVSCNNTDVPKQVNSYKSVLTGSSSLNVSSHHMSTEIAASKKRLSTLRLSRSTIRGEAQSDLNRAIRFSEYVFTKMKNCPMLSPLNNSSVTGSISDTKITQGLEKNKTVNPLSGKAVQQQSLVKFSEPLKQPSKEEEEKNRKCSPEEIQRKRQAALVRRMAKAQASFVKKGSSHLT, from the exons ATGAGTCGGCGAAGGAAACACGGGGACAGCTCTGGCCTGAAGCAAACGCCGCGCAAAGCGATGGCGACTGAAGAATGCAGTTCGGTGTTCGAATCGGGAAAGAGGAGGCTGAGGGCGGCCCGCGGCTCGGGGCCCCAAGGGCCAGGAGAGAGGCCTCCCCGGCCTTTGCCCCAGCAAGAGCAGCCTCCAGTAGCCGCTTCGTGCAGTAAAA AAAGATATGAGACACCAAAGAGAATGCTGCCAATGGATTTATTGTCATCTACCTTCAGTTCTCCTAATGATCCAGATGGACAGAATGATATCTTTTgggatcaaaattctccaatgaCAAAACAATTAG ataaaggaagaaaaaagcagCTTTACACCACAGATAGTGATGAGATCTCACATATTGTTAATCGTATTGCTCCTCAG GATGAGAAACCAACAACAGACTCCATGCTGGGCGTGTGGATTGGTGACACTGCTATTCCTTGCACTCCAAGTGTAGCAAAAGGAAAATCAAGAGCAAAACTCAGCTGCACAAA gTTAAAATCACAAAATCAAGAGGAAGAACTTATGAAATTAGCTAAGCAATTTGATAAAAATATGGAAGAGCTGGATGTGATTCAAGAGCAAGACAAGAGAAATCATGATCTTATCCAGATGATTTCAGAAGCAGAGACTTCACATAATTACAGAGATAATATACAGATGCAGTTACCATGTGATATAGTTCCTGAAATAGATAAGGCTATAATAAAGAAGCCAGTGAAAGAAAACACCAAGATACCTGTGGTAAATGATCAAACCAGCAGTCAGAAGCCATTTGACCAAAATGCTGAAGCAGCCTTTATTGCCATGTTTGATGGTTCTACTCAGAAATGTAGTGGACAGTTAAGCCAAGATTTGTCAGATGCTTTCTTGAAAACCAGTAATACTAcctttggaaagaaaaacactttgAAAGAGGAGAAAATCATTACTAATGAATCTGTGGTCACTGAAAATCTGCCAAGTAAAACCCTAGGATCACTTTCTCATCAAGTCGATAATCCTGGAATGACAAAATCAAATGTGACTTTCTGTACTAAGGAACCAGGAACTTTTAATAAACACATTGATACTTTTACTACCAGTGATTTTGAGGATGATTGGGAAAACTTACTAAGTAATGAGCCTTTTGTTATGCAGAATATTGAAATGTCTGAGCTGTTCCCTGCTCCTAAAACAGTCCAAATTGCTGATCAAAAGGAAATTTGTTCCTTTAACAGTAAAAAGGATAAAACTAAGTCAGGAATGAATAAAAGTCTAGATGTCAAGTTAAGAGATTCAAAAATTTTACAAGGTCTTCCTTCACATACATGGAACAGTGAATTAACAGATGctgaaaaatacagattttcaCCAAAGCCAAATGATAAACCAAATAAATTATCAGCcactggaaataaaatgaaactggaGAAATCTTTTAATATAGTTGTTAATCAAGACAAAATTCAAGACTGTGCAGTTGCATCTAATCTgacaaaagtaaatgaaaatactcATACTAAATTTAATTCTAAAGTAAATGCTTCTGAAAAGAAATCTGCTTTGAAACCAGGATGTTCTAATAAGTCCATTTTTAATCAGTCTTTGAAAATGCCTGCTAATGTCAAGCCTTTCAGCTCAGCAACTTTGGGCAATACAACCAGTGTTTGTAACCCAAATCAGACTAATGGATCAAAGTTAGGTTCTTTCTTTGATGATTGGAATGATCCATCATTTACCAATGAAATTGTTAAAGCATGTCATCAGTTAGAGAATAGCTGGGAAGCAGATGATGTAGATGATGATATATTATACCAGGCATGTGATGATATTGAAAGACTAACTCAGGAGCAAGATACTAGAGTTGACAGCAAGACATCAGAAAGTGTCCTTGGGATCAATGATATTTCTAAACATGGAGCCAAAAACGTGTTTACTACACCTAAACAAGGAAGTCAGTTGATGCAGTCAAAGCACCTGAATCTGAACAGCATTTCAGCACAGACATCTTCATTGACAAATagcttacaaataaataaatcagtgaagatggagaaaggggaaATGTATGGAAATTCTCCAGGATTTTTAGGTGCCACAACAAATTTGAGTATATACTCTAAGAATTCAGACTGTCAGATCAGTAATCTGCATGTCTCTTGCAACAACACTGATGTACCCAAACAAGTGAATAGTTATAAATCGGTTCTTACAGGAAGTTCAAGTTTGAATGTGAGTTCACATCATATGAGTACAGAAATTGCTGCTTCTAAGAAGAGATTGAGTACCCTACGTCTATCCAGAAGCACCATAAGAGGTGAAGCTCAGAGTGACCTTAACAGAGCAATTAGATTTTCTGAGTATGTGTTTACAAAGATGAAAAATTGTCCGATGCTTTCCCCTTTAAATAACAGTTCTGTAACAGGAAGTATTTCTGATACCAAAATCACACAGGGTTTGGAGAAGAATAAAACTGTCAACCCGTTATCTGGGAAGGCAGTTCAGCAGCAGTCTTTGGTGAAATTTTCTGAACCTTTGAAACAACCTTCAAAAG